DNA sequence from the Nicotiana tomentosiformis chromosome 3, ASM39032v3, whole genome shotgun sequence genome:
acaagtaaaaataaaactttatttttagaatacttgACAATTAAAAGTAAACGGAGGGAGGGAGTAGTTGTTATTTACAAACACACCAATTGCTGTTCAAATATTGAAGGCCAGTGTATGTTAGAACCTTACCAAAACTAGCATCCTTTTATTCACAGGCCTCTGAGTTGGTTGGGCGGAAAACTTCAAAGATGTTATGACTTATGACTTTTGGGACATAAGTGAGATTGATGTAAAGATGTGCGAACACGTTCCCAATTTTATTACTTCCACTTGCTTTATCAATGTTCCCAATTATATAAATTCATAAACAATAACTAACATTTAGTTAGTAAATGTTCTTTTATAAACCGCCTTAAAAGAAGGGCGTCGTGTATTATTGCCAGTATATTCTTGTAAAAGGTAAAACGTAAAAAGTAAAAagtgaaaggaaaaaaaaagattaaGAGCGGGACGAGAAATCTTACATCCTTACATTTTACCTAAATGAATGACATGCCATTTTACCAAAAATAAGTAAGCAGGCTTTTCTGTAATTGTGGGTAGTTTAttaagtttttcttttttttaaattaaagaaGGACGGAGACGATTGTAGTTCTTGTGCATCAGTATGAACGAATATGTAAATTCAGTGATAGATGTGATTGATGGAGTTGTGAATTGAGAATGTATATATTTTTAGCCGCTCAAAAAAATAATAgctgataatatatatataattatagtattatatttttttttactagGGAGTACAATTAATTTCGGCTGACCggccaattttatattttgccctTGTGAATTTGCTTGCAAATACTGGTCTAGTTCCACATAGGAGCATAGTCTAACTTAGTGTTTTAAAAGGTGTTTTCGGGGCGAGCCCCAGGGCAAGGCGTACCAAAAAggccccggggcgatggtgtggggcgaaagtctcaagaggcgtacaccCAGCAATTCGGGACGTATGCCCGGgcgtttgaggctcattttttTATTGaggagtaagccccagagactttttcaaattaaaacaaaatttgttgaataagttcttcatataatacccaaattcttaaaagtcagtttggtaattactcaaaaggtttaaaaaggaactcaaaagtattaaatttaaaagtcaagacctttttttattgattgaaaccctaattcatggtctttcccaaaTCTCTAttttgtccgctagtctgctaatatctcccaaaagcaacgaatatttttttttttttacaaatacaaagagaactacattttcCTTCATAgtagcaagttcaaagttcaaattgcaggttaatcatcctttttattcctcaatgtagaaaactttattcttttagactcaagttacttgtgcttgtaagtagcgtgtaatagattgttttgactattGTTGTgggaacacacacacacacacacacacacacacacacacacacacacacacacacacacatatatatatatatatatatatatatatatatatatatatatatatatatatatatatatatatttatagttttcttcaatttttatgtaattttacctgtttataaatatttactgtcattatattattttataaaatattaaaaattaaatacctatggggcttacgccccatgcctcggggcttacgcctcgctgaagcatatgtaaaacgcatcgccttacgcccacgccttttaaaacactggtctaACCTTGTTAGAGCCCAACATATTAAAGACGAAGGGCCAACTAAGAGTCCAAGGGAGTTGCTGATTCTATTTTGGGCCTTCCGGAGCACTAGCCCatgcccatatatatatatatatatatatatatatatatatatatggaaaaatTACCCAAACTGTCACTCTATAAactctcccaaccaaaaatagcccaaaacaaAATATCTACTAAAAAAGGCTCAAATGTCATTTTGGGCCCAAATAGTTCAATTAATGTCAGTTTTTTTGTATCTGTTATTTTTGTAATACAGACACCGTTCTCTTCTCtaagttctctctctctctctctctctctctctatatatatatatatatatatatatatatatatatatatatatatatatatatatatatatatatatatatataattttttactaaattgaaccaaaattgctGAAATTGACGAAAAAACAAGATGCATTTGCGGTTATTTTCGCCTGATTCCAGGTAATTTGGAGTAGAAAATCtcttattttgtatatttttcggATTGCATGTGTTTTTGGAGAAGCGATGTTGCTTTTTTAGGCTTTTGCGACTGAATTGTTTAGTTAGAGTTCATCGTAGGTATTTGTTATATATGATTTTGTTagttttggttgagttttgtATCAATTTCTTCACAAAATTCTGCAACCGTTTGTtcgtataattttttttaaaatttttctcATTGAACCAAGTTTCAATTGTGAAACAGAGTAATATGACAAGACAAACTCGTTCGATGAGTTCTTCACCTTATACAAAGTCGGTTTCAATTGAGAAATCGAGCAACATGAGAAGAGAAACTAGTTGAAAAAtcgattgatgaacaaaatatgGGAAGACAAAACCGTTCCTATAGTATTAAAGTGTTAGAATCTCGAAAGGATGTAGTTGGACAATCTGAAAAAAAAGAAGAGCAAAAGGGTTAGAGTGGATGATGTTGAAGGTAAGAGAAAACGTGTTGTGGAGGATGAAGTGAATTTGGGTGTCAAACCAAAAAATAGTAAGGTTCAGAAGGCAGAAAAAGTTAAAATTCCTGACAAAGTTTGTAAGGTACATATAATTTCAGTTATATTTTTTTCTATTGGTGAATCTTCTTTTAAAATTGGATTTAGTTTGTATTTGTTTGTTTTTAATTCGTGTCATTTATTTGTAGCCTTGGAAGctttatattccagttggtgaacATTTTCCTGTTACTCATTGGACATCATGCACTAATGTGTACATCGTATCAGTTTTACAGTCAAAGTTGACTGATGTCCAGCTTCGGATGTTTAGGGAAAGCTGTTTTGGTTATTTTCTTGATTTACCTCGAATTGTTATCCAGGCACAACTGATTCGTTCTTTAATGTTTAGAGAGTTGGTTCAAGATAAGTGTAATCAATTTTATGTGAAATTGAATGACGAATGTATTTTACGTTTTGGTCTTCGGGAATTTGGTGTTGTAAGTGGTTTAAACTGTTGTGGCAATGAACATGTTGAGGGTAACTTCAGTGGACCTAATAGGTTGGTGGAtacttatttttctatttttgaagCGGTGTCAAAGAAGTCGCTTATTGATTATTTTGAGAAGAAGATATGGCAGTCTGATGAAGACACAATTATAATTACAATCATTTATTTCATAAACACATTTCTAATGTTCACTCAAGCTCAGAAGACATTTATAAATAAACGTGATTTCCATCTTGTCGAGAGTGGTGATTATGTGTCATTTTCTTGGGGTAAGATTGCGTTTCGAGCTTTAATGAAGTCGGTGAAGGACATGTTGAGGGGAAAGTCTGAGTTTTATAGGATTGGTGGATTTTCTCTTGCACTACAGGTGTGGTTCTATGAATGTTGCATTGTAGTTGATAAAAAGTTTGTTGTTCGCATTGGAGATCATACACCACACTTATTGAATTGGGAAATGACAGACAGGCCAACACGTGAAGACTTCTCTACTGGTTTCTTCAACAACACATGGAATAAGGTACCAGCTTTTATGTATTGATGGGTTATACATATATGATACACTGTAATTTATTGTGATACATCAAATATACAGTTTTTATACATCTTTGATACATCTAGGACTAAAGCATTTTTTGTTACATTTGCAGTTTAAAAATATTTCTCCTACAACTGAAGAGCTAAGGAGATTTACTTTGCCAGTTGAAGTTAACAATGAGTATCGAAAATATTTGACATCACGTAATAGGGGAAAACTTCCTATTGATGATAGTGATGATTTTGTCACGCCACCTCCGAAACAAATTAAGGAGTCTGTCCCACCAAAAAAGGCGCCGAGTGTCCAACCTGTTGATTATGATCGTGAGTTGCAAAAGTTAAAAGCTGATGTTAAACAAGTTTGTAttgattttttatatatatatatattttgaaagtTTTGTTAAAAATGTATATTCAAAGtctattatttttcttatttgtttcCTTTTGTAGCTCCATAAGCAGTTAAAGTCCTTCATGGAATATGTTTTTGATAAATTAAAGGTAGTCTTTGAGTTGATAAATTTCAAGGTATGTATTTCTTTTCCATTgtgcattttcttttatttttttagttaacTTACTgtatcatttttttaaaaatagtttgGTGCAAGCGAAGACAAATATGGTGCACATCCAGAGGAAGACACCAGAGGTCGTCAAGACAATAATAATTTTATGAGTAATATGGAGTTTGGTGAAAATGAAGATGTTGACATGGATGGTTGTAAGGTGTGTTTTGTTGTGCATTCtgcactttttctttttcttttctttgttatttttgataattagattctttttaaaaaattagGTCAGTGGAAGTGAAGGCAAAGATGTTCCACATTCTCAGGGAGATACCAGTGCGCATCATCATAACAACATTGTGCTCGATGCAACAGATTGGTTAGGTATCAATATCATGGAAGAACCTTCTGGTGTGAAAGCTAACATGTTCATTGTAAAAGTAACTTTCACACTAGATGTATTGCATGCTTGCGCTATTGGTGAGACTGCAAATGAGGCGACATGGGAGATGAAGGTAGAATCTGATAAAGAAAAGGTTCCTGAATCTCAAACTGGCGTTGTTTGTGTGACTGCAAGTGTTCATGaggcggcaagggagatgaatgaaCAATCTGAGAAAG
Encoded proteins:
- the LOC104103398 gene encoding uncharacterized protein, whose protein sequence is MFRESCFGYFLDLPRIVIQAQLIRSLMFRELVQDKCNQFYVKLNDECILRFGLREFGVVSGLNCCGNEHVEGNFSGPNRLVDTYFSIFEAVSKKSLIDYFEKKIWQSDEDTIIITIIYFINTFLMFTQAQKTFINKRDFHLVESGDYVSFSWGKIAFRALMKSVKDMLRGKSEFYRIGGFSLALQVWFYECCIVVDKKFVVRIGDHTPHLLNWEMTDRPTREDFSTGFFNNTWNKFKNISPTTEELRRFTLPVEVNNEYRKYLTSRNRGKLPIDDSDDFVTPPPKQIKESVPPKKAPSVQPVDYDRELQKLKADVKQLHKQLKSFMEYVFDKLKVVFELINFKFGASEDKYGAHPEEDTRGRQDNNNFMSNMEFGENEDVDMDGCKVSGSEGKDVPHSQGDTSAHHHNNIVLDATDWLGINIMEEPSGVKANMFIVKVTFTLDVLHACAIGETANEATWEMKVESDKEKVPESQTGVVCVTASVHEAAREMNEQSEKEVPESQIVMYYPELLFEVSS